From Pseudomonas fluorescens, one genomic window encodes:
- a CDS encoding OprD family porin has product MTPFTAQYFAPSLIAAALFAAALPAYAEESGFIDGASANLNLRNFYINRNFTNPDKPQGKAEEWTQSFILDAKSGFTQGTVGFGMDVLGLYSVKLDGGKGTGGTQLLPLDHDGRPADNFGRTNVAFKARLSQTELKVGEWMPVLPILRSDDGRSLPQTFRGGQITSREISGLTLYGGQMRANSPRDDSSMSDLSMTGRATVTSDRFNFQGAEYSFNDKRTQVALWNAELKDIYSQQFVNLTHSQPLGDWTLGANLGFFYGKDDGSARAGELDNKTWSGLFSAKYGGNTFYVGLQKLTGDNAWMRVNGTSGGTLANDSYNSSYDNAREKSWQLRHDYNFAALGVPGLTLMNRYISGDNVHTATVSDGKEWGRESELGYTVQSGALKNLNLKWRNSSIRRDYSSNEFDENRLIVSYPLNLL; this is encoded by the coding sequence ATGACACCTTTCACTGCGCAGTACTTCGCCCCCAGCCTGATCGCCGCCGCCCTGTTCGCCGCAGCCTTGCCCGCCTACGCCGAGGAGTCGGGGTTTATCGACGGCGCCAGCGCCAACCTGAATCTGCGCAACTTCTACATCAACCGCAACTTCACCAACCCGGATAAACCCCAGGGCAAGGCTGAGGAATGGACGCAGAGTTTCATTCTCGATGCCAAATCCGGCTTCACCCAAGGCACTGTCGGCTTTGGCATGGACGTGTTGGGGTTGTACTCGGTGAAGCTGGACGGCGGCAAGGGCACCGGCGGCACCCAACTGTTGCCGCTGGACCATGACGGTCGTCCGGCGGACAACTTCGGGCGCACTAACGTCGCGTTCAAGGCTCGTCTGTCACAGACCGAGTTGAAGGTCGGCGAATGGATGCCGGTGCTGCCGATCCTGCGTTCGGACGACGGCCGCTCGCTGCCGCAGACGTTCCGTGGCGGGCAGATCACCTCTCGGGAAATCAGTGGCCTGACCCTCTACGGCGGACAAATGCGCGCCAACAGCCCGCGTGACGACAGCAGCATGAGCGACCTGTCGATGACCGGCAGGGCGACGGTCACCTCCGACCGCTTCAACTTTCAGGGCGCCGAGTACAGCTTCAACGACAAACGCACACAGGTTGCGCTGTGGAATGCCGAGCTCAAGGACATCTACAGCCAGCAATTCGTCAATCTGACCCACAGCCAGCCACTGGGCGACTGGACCCTCGGCGCCAACCTCGGCTTTTTCTACGGCAAGGATGACGGCAGCGCCCGGGCCGGCGAGCTGGACAACAAGACCTGGTCAGGCTTGTTCTCGGCCAAATACGGCGGTAACACCTTCTACGTCGGCCTGCAGAAACTCACCGGCGACAACGCCTGGATGCGCGTCAACGGCACCAGCGGCGGAACCCTGGCCAACGACAGCTATAACTCAAGCTATGACAACGCCCGGGAAAAATCCTGGCAACTGCGCCATGACTACAATTTCGCCGCGCTCGGCGTGCCCGGCCTGACCCTGATGAACCGCTACATCAGCGGCGACAACGTGCACACCGCCACCGTCAGCGATGGTAAGGAATGGGGGCGCGAAAGCGAATTAGGCTACACCGTGCAGAGCGGCGCCCTGAAAAACCTCAACCTGAAGTGGCGCAACTCGAGCATCCGCCGCGACTACAGCAGCAACGAGTTCGACGAAAACCGCTTGATCGTCAGCTATCCGCTCAACCTGCTCTGA
- a CDS encoding pyridoxal-phosphate dependent enzyme: MPNDSRPAVLELIGNTPLVRVSRFDTGPCTLFLKLESQNPGGSIKDRIGLAMIDAAERDGRLRPGGTIIEATAGNTGLGLALVGRAKGYRVVLVVPDKMSTEKVLHLKAMGAEVHITRSDVGKGHPEYYQDVAARLAQEIPRAFFADQFNNPANPLAHECSTAPEIWAQTQHDLDAIVVGVGSAGTLTGLTRFFRRVQPDLAMVLADPVGSVMAEYSRSGTLGTPGAWAVEGIGEDFIPSIADLSSVRQAYSISDEESFDHARQLLRAEGILGGSSTGTLLAAALRYCREQTEPKRVVSFVCDTGTRYLSKVYNDQWMTDQGLLQRKSYGDLRDLIARRFEDGRVISVGPDDTLLTAFQRMRLADVSQLPVLVDGQRLVGVIDESDILLGVHQDAAHLRLTVASAMTDQLHTLPASTSLAELQAELDRGLVAIIADGPVFHGLITRVDLLNHLRRSLT; the protein is encoded by the coding sequence ATGCCGAACGACTCCCGTCCTGCCGTACTCGAACTAATCGGTAATACGCCACTGGTGCGTGTCAGCCGCTTCGATACCGGGCCCTGCACGCTGTTTCTCAAACTCGAATCGCAGAATCCCGGGGGCTCGATCAAGGACCGCATCGGCCTGGCCATGATCGACGCCGCCGAGCGCGACGGGCGCTTGCGCCCTGGGGGAACCATTATTGAAGCGACGGCCGGGAACACCGGCCTGGGCCTGGCGCTGGTCGGGCGGGCGAAAGGCTACCGGGTGGTGCTGGTGGTGCCGGACAAGATGTCCACCGAGAAAGTCCTGCACCTGAAGGCGATGGGCGCCGAAGTGCACATCACCCGCTCCGACGTCGGCAAGGGCCATCCCGAGTACTACCAGGATGTCGCCGCGCGCCTGGCGCAGGAGATTCCCCGGGCGTTCTTCGCCGATCAGTTCAACAACCCCGCCAACCCGCTGGCCCACGAATGCAGCACCGCGCCGGAGATCTGGGCGCAGACCCAGCATGATCTGGACGCTATTGTCGTTGGCGTCGGCTCGGCCGGCACCCTGACTGGGCTGACCCGATTCTTTCGTCGGGTGCAGCCTGACCTGGCGATGGTGCTGGCCGATCCGGTCGGCTCGGTGATGGCCGAGTACAGCCGCAGCGGCACCCTTGGCACCCCTGGGGCCTGGGCGGTGGAAGGCATAGGCGAGGACTTCATTCCCTCGATCGCCGACCTCTCCAGCGTGCGCCAGGCCTACTCGATCAGCGACGAAGAAAGTTTCGATCACGCCCGGCAGTTGCTGCGCGCCGAAGGCATTCTCGGCGGTTCATCGACGGGGACATTGCTGGCGGCGGCATTGCGCTACTGCCGCGAGCAAACCGAGCCGAAGCGGGTGGTCAGCTTCGTCTGTGATACCGGCACGCGCTATCTGTCCAAGGTCTACAACGACCAGTGGATGACCGATCAGGGCCTGCTGCAACGCAAGAGCTACGGAGACTTGAGGGATCTGATCGCTCGGCGTTTCGAGGATGGCCGGGTGATCAGCGTCGGGCCGGACGACACCTTGCTGACCGCCTTCCAGCGCATGCGTTTGGCCGATGTCTCGCAGTTGCCGGTGTTGGTGGATGGCCAGCGCCTGGTCGGGGTGATCGACGAGTCCGATATTTTGCTCGGCGTGCATCAGGACGCCGCGCACCTGCGCCTGACCGTCGCCTCGGCCATGACCGACCAACTGCATACCCTGCCGGCCAGCACCTCGTTGGCCGAATTGCAGGCAGAACTCGACCGTGGCCTGGTGGCGATCATCGCCGATGGCCCGGTGTTCCATGGCCTGATTACCCGCGTCGATCTGCTCAATCATCTACGGAGATCCCTGACATGA
- a CDS encoding polysaccharide deacetylase family protein, with amino-acid sequence MKPILAVIAVLALSLGLGGCIGPPIALSPQTEQALQASPPIRFLLTFDDGPSASGWANPSRAVMEALANNPIQPGIKAVFFVQTRAPRAGGSERGRKTMVREHAAGHILAFHTATPWHTNHRSLDPQELEQSLSWGTADIQAITGTAPTLVRPPFWSYDKRTFAAYQRHGLHVLLTDLSANDGKVWGITASPRRRANLLRQLSETRERIAKGELPAVDGVIPVVVTFHDLNRYTARHMQEYLQILLDSAHETHVPLAPQPFYQDSAALQRAAMARTLHEAGDPVRLPGLWNWIWGHKD; translated from the coding sequence ATGAAGCCGATTCTTGCCGTTATCGCTGTGCTCGCCCTGTCCCTCGGACTGGGCGGTTGCATCGGCCCACCGATTGCCCTGAGCCCGCAGACTGAACAAGCCCTGCAAGCCTCGCCGCCGATTCGTTTTCTGCTGACTTTTGACGACGGCCCCAGCGCCTCCGGCTGGGCCAATCCGAGTCGTGCGGTGATGGAGGCGCTGGCGAACAACCCGATCCAGCCCGGGATCAAAGCCGTGTTCTTTGTCCAGACCCGAGCCCCAAGGGCCGGCGGCAGTGAGCGCGGGCGCAAGACCATGGTTCGTGAGCACGCGGCCGGGCATATCCTGGCGTTCCACACCGCCACCCCGTGGCACACCAATCATCGTTCGCTGGACCCGCAGGAACTGGAGCAGTCCCTCAGCTGGGGCACCGCCGATATCCAGGCGATCACCGGCACGGCACCGACCCTGGTACGACCACCATTCTGGAGTTACGACAAGCGCACCTTTGCCGCCTATCAACGGCATGGCCTGCATGTGTTATTGACGGATTTGAGTGCCAATGACGGCAAGGTCTGGGGCATCACCGCCAGTCCGCGGCGGCGGGCCAATCTGCTCAGGCAGTTATCGGAAACCCGCGAGCGCATCGCCAAGGGCGAATTACCCGCGGTCGATGGGGTGATTCCGGTGGTGGTGACCTTCCACGATCTGAATCGCTACACCGCCCGGCATATGCAGGAATACCTGCAGATCCTCCTCGACAGCGCTCACGAAACCCACGTGCCGCTGGCACCCCAGCCGTTCTATCAGGACTCGGCGGCGCTGCAGCGTGCGGCCATGGCGCGCACGCTGCATGAGGCTGGCGATCCGGTGCGTTTACCGGGGCTGTGGAACTGGATCTGGGGCCACAAAGACTAG